One Phoenix dactylifera cultivar Barhee BC4 chromosome 8, palm_55x_up_171113_PBpolish2nd_filt_p, whole genome shotgun sequence genomic window carries:
- the LOC120103896 gene encoding putative germin-like protein 2-1, translated as MASRILLLAFLALVSSHAIASDPSPLQDFCVADKTSHVFVNGLVCKNPNDVRADDFFFSGLDRPGDAANKLGSNVTLVNVEKIAGLNTLGISLARIDFAPYGLNPPHIHPRATEILTVLEGSLYVGFVTSNTDNRLFAKVINKGDVFVFPQGLIHFQFNYGMKNAVAIAALSSQNPGVITVANAVFGSKPPISRDVLAKAFQVDKKTIDWLQAQFWMDNNN; from the exons ATGGCTTCACGCATCCTCCTCCTTGCTTTCCTTGCGCTGGTTTCTTCTCACGCAATTGCTTCTGATCCTAGTCCCCTCCAGGATTTCTGTGTTGCTGACAAAACGTCCCATG TATTTGTCAACGGTCTTGTGTGCAAGAACCCAAACGATGTCAGAGCTGAtgatttcttcttctccggccTCGACAGGCCTGGCGACGCTGCAAACAAACTTGGATCGAATGTGACTCTAGTTAATGTGGAGAAAATTGCAGGGCTCAACACCCTTGGCATCTCATTGGCTCGCATAGACTTTGCTCCTTATGGCCTGAACCCACCTCACATCCACCCTCGGGCGACAGAGATTTTGACGGTGTTGGAAGGCTCACTCTATGTGGGTTTTGTGACTTCCAACACGGACAACCGTCTCTTTGCCAAAGTCATCAACAAGGGTGATGTGTTCGTGTTCCCCCAAGGTCTAATTCACTTCCAGTTCAACTACGGGATGAAGAATGCTGTTGCTATTGCCGCATTGAGCAGCCAAAACCCTGGTGTGATCACTGTAGCCAATGCGGTGTTTGGGTCGAAGCCACCCATCTCTCGTGACGTTCTTGCAAAGGCCTTTCAGGTGGACAAGAAGACTATTGACTGGCTGCAGGCTCAGTTCTGGATGGACAACAACAACTGA